A segment of the Desulfitobacterium dehalogenans ATCC 51507 genome:
AGAAAGCGGATGTAGAAAAACCAAAAACGATGTACGAAGTCGCACAAAAATTATATAAAGAGTATAACATTACGCCTCCAAGCGATTATGTGCCGCCTGCGGATAGCTATGTAGAAATGGATCAAAAGGCCTTGGATGAATTTGAACGACTTATGAGAGATGGATATGAACGAAATAAAAAAGTTAACATTGAAAATGAAAAGAAAATTAAAGCAATTGAAGCTCTAGATGGTGTTAAGTGGATTACTGGCTCTATCCCCATAGTTACTGTTAAAGTTCTAGACGATGGTAGCTGGATTATTCTCTCTATTGAAGAAACTGAGCTAATACCAAGGCCGGAAACTGACACGATAGAATAACCTGTTTTTGTGAATAAAATAAGCTTTTAGTAACCGCCGTAATGGAGGGTAAGCAGAATGCTGCACCACTTCTGATTACGGCGCTTTGTTTTTTGTTGCACTTGACCCCAGGGCATATATTTAATTGACTCCCAAGCCTCCATATTTGACCTCTATGCAGCCTTTCATGCGGGCTGTGGCTGGCCCGTTTGGATTTACCCGTATTTGCCCTGGCTATGATGAGTTAAAGGACACTTTATTGAAAACATGCATCCCACTCCGGCCCGCTGCAGCCAGCCGGGCGGAGACGCCGGCCAGCCAGAACTAGATACATAAAAGTATCTCATACATGCCGCCCGGGCGTCGGCGCCTGAAGGCCGCCTGGGATACAAATAAAAAGGGCGTGTCCCAAAAGTTAATTTAAAATGTTGAGCGACACGCTCCTTTTTATCATGGACAGATAAGAAAACACCTAAAATGCAGGCTTATATCGCCACTTTAGCCCTGATCTGGGCACAACAAAGCAAGGGAAGTCTTTCCCCTTGTGGATAACTTTTTGGGTTTGATCAGGCTGCCTTAGGGATATGTAAATGTTCTCCGCAGCGCCTGGCTTGGGTTTTGTTGTGGAGTTTGTTTATGTTGAATGCCATAGCCAGTAAAAGAAGCTCTGTCTGTACTTTTACCCGGCCGCGCAGAAGAAAACGGCGAAAACCCATATCCTGTTTCAAAACACCGAAGGCTCCCTCGACCTGAATTGAGCGGTTTATCCGTAAAAGAATACCTTCGTCGGTATTGATACGGGCTTGCATTTCCTGACGCTGTCTCTGAAAGTTTTTAGAAACATGAAGGTTTTTGCTTCGTTCCTCCAGGGGTATTTTGCTTGCGCCTTTAATACATTTTGTCTTGTGTGGACATCCGTCACAGTTGGTACAGGAATATACGGTGGTCACGAGGGTGCGTCCGGCTTTAGACTTGCTTTTTTTTCTCATATGCGGCTTGGATGGGATGACCCGCATGGCAGATGTAGCTGTCATTTTCAGCATCATATGGCATATTCTCCCGTTTGCCGATGTCACTCTTGTATTTTTTAGTCTTAGCCTGCTCATGGTTGGCAGGTTTGATGAAGGCCAGTTGTCCGTTCTCCTCGCACCAGGTGTAGTTATCTTCGCTCTCAAAGCCTGCTTCCGCCACCGGCTTGGTGTAGCCAAGAGGGAGGAGCTTTTCCATCATTGGGATGAATGTATCTATATCACTGCGGGCTTGGGAGATCATCGCAGCGACGATGTACTCGGCGTCTACCGCCAAGGTGACATTGTAGCCAGGCTTTGGCTGCCCGTTTTTCATGTGATCCTCTTTCATCCGCATGAATGTGGCGTCTCTGTCTGTCTTGGAAAAGCTGTTGCGCTCACCAAAGCTGTGGTTGTAGTCGTCATATTTTTTCTGGCGGGCCAGATAAGTGTTCTGTGGTTTCGATGGCTTTTTGTAAAGGGGATTTCCGTTTGCCTTTTCCCTGGGCGAATTTCTCCTCCCCCTTTTGGGCATAAAGCTTTTTGCGCAATTTCTTCATGTCTTTGGCCTGGATTTTTTCTCCTACATAGAAGCGTATCCCAAATTGCTTTGCCAGTTTTGGCAGTTCTGTCCTCATCTTTTCCTGCATTTTGGCCTCGCCTTTTTGGGTGGACTTCTTCCAGACGAAGCTGTAGCGGTTCGCATTGGCTTCAAGTTTCGTTCCATCGATAAAGACCTGTGAAAGCGATAGTTCTCCTGCCTCTGCCAAAAGGGCTATCAGTTGGGAGAACAACTCCTCCTCCACATCAGTCAGGCGCTCACTGCAAAAACGGGCGATGTTGCATGGTCGGGGGCCGCTTCCCGGTCCAGCAGGTACATGAAGTTTACATCTCGCCGGCAGGCTTGTTCTATCTTTTGGCTGAAATAGATTCCGTTCATCCGCCCATAAATCGCAATCTTGAAGAGACTCTTCGGTGACCTCTCGATTCTCCCCATCCGGGAGTAGGCAGCATACAATTTTCTGTAATCCATCCTTTCCAGTATGCTGTTTAAAAGCCTCACCGAATCGTCCGCCGGGATCATTTCTCCTATGTCCATCGGGATTACCAGTTAATATACATTCCCGGTTAATGTATAATCTGGCCGTAAAGTATTGTTCACAACTTATATTTTACAGCAAAAAACGGCTTCTGGCTTACGCCAGTCGCCGTCTTTTGTTCTTTTTATTTAGGTGCTGTTACTGCGACAGACCCTTTTGCTTATTTATATTAACACTACCTTCAGACAATTTTTTAAAACTCACGAATTGGTTTGGGTAGTTATCTACAGCTGTGCAGCATGTGCAGGGTCAATCTTTTAGATGGGGCAAAATTCCAGTCCCCTTGCGATCTGTTCTATATCCAAATCCGATAGAATAAATCCTCCATGAGTCAGATCAGCTCTTAAATTATCTCATTATGCCAAATGGGCAGCCAACCCAAGAAAGGAATTACTGACTCCCTAGGAAACCGTACTAACTGATCAATTTTAATCCAACAGCAGAGCCAAGCACAACGGCGATAGAAATAATCCTTGGTAAATTCCGTGGTTCACCATATATCAACATCCCTAGTATCGCTCCTCCCGAAGCCCCAATTCCTGTCCACACCGCATAGGCTGTTCCCATCGGCAAAGTTTTCATAGCAAGCGCCAGAAAAATAAAACTTAGACCAAAGCCGGTGACCAGTAGGGCAAGCGCCTTCCAATTGCGGTCCTTGTGCAGCTTGTTAATCATTGTAACTCCCATCATCTCGAAAACACCTGCAATTATGAGGTATAGCCAGTCCATATCATCGCACCTCCTTCTCTTTCTGGTTGCTTAGCAGCTTGAGACTGACCACTCCACTGAGCAGCAGCACAATTAAGGCGAGTTTAGCAGGTATAACAGGTGCATTGAACAGTAGAATTTCCGCCAATACGGTTCCCGCTGTTCCAAGTCCGACGAAGACGGCATATACCGTGCCAACGGCAATATTACGCGCAGCCATAATCATCAAGTAAAAACTGATGATTATGGCAATCAATGTCCCTCCCCATTCCCAAATACCCTCCGCATGCTTCAGCCCAATCACCCAACATACTTCAAAGAAAGCGGCAATCACAACAGATGCCCAGATTTTGTTCATATCTATCCCCTCCCTTTTAAGTATTAGCAAAAAAAATAATAAAACCCGGGAAAATAAGCTGCATTATTGCAGCTATTCTCCCGGGCTTTTATCCCTCCGTGATACAGCCGTAGGCTGTCGTTTACTCTCGGACCAGGCCAGCGAACTGCGGAACCCTAGAAAACTACTTATTATTTTTGAGCACATTATACACAGCAGGCTTTCAGTTGTCAAGAATGTATCGCAGCCCCTGCATCGATGCAACATTTGGAAGCACAAATTTGATATTCAAAATTAGTTCTGCCATGGGTTAAGGCTTCAAATTTCCAAGCGCTTGGAAATTTCGCCCTTCCTGCAGCCACCTATTATCACTTAGTTTGCTACCGGAGAGCATTGCCGCCTCCTCATAGACGGGGTTTTCTCCTTTGGGTTTGTCATCTTTAGATTCTCTTGCCTTAACTTTCTGCTCAGGATAAAACTCCGTCAGATGCTTCCAAAAGCGTTTGGGCATGAAATTCATACGACAGCGGGGATTATCCCTGCTTTCAATGGCAATGGTCTTGTAGAACTGCTGCCAGAGGCGGCGGTATTCTACTTCGCTTTCTTCCGGCTCCGGCAATTCCCAATCCTCAACATCCACGATTTCCGCTCTGCCCGCTTGATGGATTAGTGCGGCCTTATGAGTCTTGTCAAAAATCATAAAGACTTCATTGGGGTAACGGCTTGAGAAGTGAGCGGCCAAGAGAGGTAAAACGAAATTTTGGGGTTCAATCATGGCGACCAAGGCTTCGTTATAAATTGAAAACCGGACGAACCCTTTATAGCGGTGGCTTTCAAAGGTTAAGTTCTGTACCGCTTTTTGCAATGCGTTGACATGCTCATCAGTCAGCATCCCCATGACATTCCCTCCTACCTTGTACCCCAGCCTTAGAAAAAGAAAAATCAGCCGTTCCTTTTGCGGGGCACAGGTCAAGAAACCAAGTCTCACCAGTTCTTGTGCTTCCAGAGAAATTTTGATGGGGATAGAATCATACACGCGC
Coding sequences within it:
- a CDS encoding TIGR03915 family putative DNA repair protein, translated to MFDGATLVYKYDGSFEGLMCCVFTSYEEKEIPLDILPPEGQPGLFDTLKTIETDPQKAQRVYDSIPIKISLEAQELVRLGFLTCAPQKERLIFLFLRLGYKVGGNVMGMLTDEHVNALQKAVQNLTFESHRYKGFVRFSIYNEALVAMIEPQNFVLPLLAAHFSSRYPNEVFMIFDKTHKAALIHQAGRAEIVDVEDWELPEPEESEVEYRRLWQQFYKTIAIESRDNPRCRMNFMPKRFWKHLTEFYPEQKVKARESKDDKPKGENPVYEEAAMLSGSKLSDNRWLQEGRNFQALGNLKP
- a CDS encoding DMT family transporter; amino-acid sequence: MDWLYLIIAGVFEMMGVTMINKLHKDRNWKALALLVTGFGLSFIFLALAMKTLPMGTAYAVWTGIGASGGAILGMLIYGEPRNLPRIISIAVVLGSAVGLKLIS
- a CDS encoding DMT family transporter, which encodes MNKIWASVVIAAFFEVCWVIGLKHAEGIWEWGGTLIAIIISFYLMIMAARNIAVGTVYAVFVGLGTAGTVLAEILLFNAPVIPAKLALIVLLLSGVVSLKLLSNQKEKEVR